From Saccharibacillus brassicae:
GGCAAAAGTCAGCACTTGGTTCAATACGTCTTCATGCACTTTGCGGTCGCGGACGACGCCCGACTTGCCCACCTTGTCGCGTCCGGCTTCGAACTGCGGCTTGATCAGCGCGGCCACTTCGGCCGGACGTTTCAGCAGTTGAAGCAGCGGAGGCAAAATGAGGCGCAGGGAAATAAACGAGACGTCGATGCTCGCAAAATCCGGCCGGGGTCCTGTCAGTTCTTCGGGCGTCATATAGCGGAAATTCGTCCGTTCCATGACGCAGACGCGTTCGTCGTTTCTCAGCGACCAATCAAGTTGGTTGTAGCCGACGTCGATCGCGTACACGTAAGAAGCCCCGTTTTGCAGGGCGCAGTCGGTGAAGCCGCCGGTCGAAGACCCGATATCGAGCATCACGCGGTCCTGCATCCCGATTTCGAAATTTTTGAGCGCTTTTTCGAGTTTGAGGCCGCCGCGGCTGACGTACGGATGTACGGAGCCTTTGACGTGCAGCGCCGCTTCCCGCGACACTTTCATGCCCGGCTTCTCGATTCGTTCGTTATCGGCAAAAACGAGGCCCGCCATAATGGCGGCCTTCGCTTTCTCCCGGCTTTCGTAATACGCCTGCTCGACGAGCAGGACGTCGATACGTTCTTTTTCGATCTTGTCTTTTTGCGCGGCCATAATCAGGCTCTCTTTCTGTGTAAAATACGAACGCCGCAGCGCACGGTGCTCCTTTTAGGAAGGAAGACCGCTTTTGAGCGCGAGGCGGCTGCCCGTTACGCTCTCGCGCACGAGATCGGCGGCATGCTCGGCCGTCAGGCCGGCTTCCTGCTGCTGTTCCTTGATGCTGCCGTGCTCGATAAAGCAGTCCGGCACGCCCAGAATACGCACTTCGGCGTGGCTGATGCCGTGCGATGCGTAAAATTCGAGCACCGCGCTGCCCAGGCCGCCGGCCTGCGAAGCTTCTTCCATCACGAGCAGCTTGACGCCGCGATCGGCGAGATCGGTCAGCATCTTCTCGTCAAGCGGCTTCAGGAAGCGCGCATTGACGACACTCGCCTGAATGCCCGACGACTTGAGCAGTTCGGCGGCGGCCAAAGCGGTCTGGACCATCGGTCCGACGGCCAGAATCGCGCAGTTGTCGCCTTCGCGCACCGTTTCCCAGCTGCCGATCGGAATAGCCTTGAGCTGTTGGTCGAGCGGAACGCCCAGGCCGTTGACCCGCGGATAACGGAAGCCGATCGGCCCTTTGTCGTAATCCAGCGCCGTTTTCATCATATGACGCAGTTCGTTCTCGTCTTTGGGCATCATGAGCACCATGTTCGGAATATGGCGCAGGAAGGCGATATCGTACACGCCTTGATGCGTCTCGCCGTCCGCGCCGACAAAGCCCGCCCGGTCGATCGCGAACATGACGTTGGCGTTATGCCGGCAAATATCGTGCACGATCTGGTCGTAGGCACGCTGCATGAAGGTCGAATAGACGGCGAAGACCGGCTTCATGCCTTCCATCGCCATCGCGGCGCACAGCGTCGCGGCATGCTGCTCGGCGATGCCCACGTCGATCATCCGTTTCGGGAATCTCGCCGCGAATTCCATCAGTCCGGAACCGCCCGGCATGGCCGGCGTGACGGCGACGATCCGCTCGTCCTGCTCGGCCAATTCGATCAGCGTGCTGCCGAACACTTCGGTATACATCGGGTTGCCGGCCGACTTGAGCGTCTTGCCGGACTCGATCTTGTACGGCGAAATGCCGTGCCATTTATGCGAATCGGCTTCCGCCGGTTTGTAGCCTTTGCCTTTGGTCGTCACGATATGGACAAGCACCGGGCCGTCGACGTTGTCCGACTGGCGGAACGTCTCCATCAGGGTCGGCAGGTCGTGTCCGTCGATCGGACCGATGTATTTGAAGCCCAGCTCTTCGAACAGAACGCCCGGCACCATCATATATTTGAGGCTGTCTTTGACTTTTTCCGCCGTGCGCGCAAGCTTGCCGCCGATCGCCGGAATTTTCTTGATCAGCGATTCGACGTCGTCTTTGGCGCGCAGATAATGGCGGTCCGAGCGGACGCGGCTCAGGTAGTTGTGCATCGCGCCGACGTTCGGCGCGATCGACATCTCGTTGTCGTTGAGGACGACGAGCAGGTTCTTTTTCTCATGGCCGATATGGTTCAGCGCTTCGAACGCCATACCGCCGGTCAGCGCGCCGTCTCCGATCACCGCGACCACTTTGTTGCTCTCGCCCTTGAGGTCGCGCGCCATCGCCATGCCCATCGCCGCGGACAGCGACGTGCTGCTGTGGCCCGCTTCCCAGACGTCGTGTTCGCTTTCGGCGCGCTTGACGAAGCCGCACAGGCCCTTGTACTTGCGCAGCGTATCGAACCGGTCCTGCCGGCCCGTCAAAATCTTGTGCACGTAAGCCTGATGGCCCACGTCGAAAATAAACTTGTCTTTGGGACTCTCGTAGCAGTAATGCAAAGCCAATGTCAACTCGACCACGCCCAAATTGGAAGCCAAATGGCCTCCGGTCACCGAGAGATTTTCGATTAAAAATTGGCGAATTTCCTGCGCCAGCGGCGCGAGTTGTTCGGACGGCAGCTTCTTCAGATCGCCGGGTTGGTTGATTTGTGGAAGGAGCATGTGTCATTCCCCGCTTTCCTTCATTTTCCTGAATTCGGTCGCGCACGATTAGGTATAGGCGGGCTCGCCTGAACGCCGCGAAGCGTTTTTCGAGCACGCGTAGTATCGGTATTATATCGTTTTTCGGCAAACAAAGCCAATTTGAAGCATCGGCTTATGCGCCGGGCGCTGTCCGTTCTTCTGTTCTTCAATACCCAAGCAAGCGAGCAGCGAAACCGGAGTCCGCTTCCTCCGGGACCTCTTAACGGTCCCGTTCCACCAAATAATCGGCGATAGCCAGCAGGATGTCGGTACGCTCAAGACCCGCTCCCAGCACGGCCGTTTTGGACTCTTCGCTGAGGCGCCGCACTTCTTCGCGCGACTTGTCGATGCCGAGGAAAAACGGATACGTCACTTTTTCCATTTTGACGTCGCTTTGCGTTTTTTTGCCCAGCTTGCTCTCGTCGCCGACCAGATCCAGAATATCGTCCTGAATCTGGAACGCCAGCCCGATGCCGCGGCCGAACGTACGCAGCGCGTCGAGTTGAAGCGGCGTCGCTCCGGCCGTGCGCCCGCCCGCAAGCAGCGAGAACATGATCAGGTCGCTCGTCTTGTGCAGATGGATATACTCCAGCCGCGCAAGGTCCGTCGTGCCCTGCTCGCCTTCCATGTCGGCCACCTGGCCGCCCACCATGCCGCGCGGTCCGGCGTATTCCGCCAGATCGGACACGATCCCGATCGCCGCCTCGGCCGGCAGCAGGCCGTCTCTGGCCAGCGAAGACACCACATAAAAAGCATGCGTCAGCAGGCCGTCGCCGGCGAGGATCGCCATCGCTTCGCCGAACACTTTGTGGTTCGTCGGCTTGCCGCGGCGCAGGTCGTCGTCGTCCATCGCCGGCAGGTCGTCGTGCACGAGCGAATACGTGTGCACCATCTCGACGGCGGCCGCGACGCGGATCGCCGCCGCCCGGCTGCCGCCGAGACTTTCACACGCCGCTACCACGAGCAGGGGACGCAGCCGTTTGCCGCCGGCATCGAGCGAATACCGCATCGATTCCAGCAGCGCGGGCGGCATGTCCCAGTCGGCCGGAAACGCTTCGGCAAAATAGCTCTCCAGCTCGGACGACACGTCTCTCATATACGGTTCAAGCGCGAATACGCTGTTCAAAAGTTGTCCCCGCTTTCCGCTTCGCCCGCAAAGTTCCGGCGTCGAAGCTGTCCGTCTTCTTCCACGATCGTTTCGATTTTGCGTTCCACCTGCTCCAGCTTCTGGCCGCACAGCTGCGACAGCTGCATGCCCCGCTGAAACAGGTCGATCGCTTTCTCCAGCGGTACGTCGCCCTGTTCAAGCTCGGCGACGATCCGCTCTAGCTGGTCCATCGCTTGTTCGAAATTCAGTTCGGCGCCCGTCGCTGCGTCGGACGCTCCCGCAGGATTGTGATGTTCGGCATTAGGCTCCACTTCGATTGTCCTCCTCCGTCGTTTGAATAACCCGGCATTCGAGGCTTCCGTCGTTCACCCGGACGACGATCCCGTCGCCCTCGGCTACCTCGCGTACCGATTTGATCAGCTTCTGCCCGGCTTCGTCGTAGACGAGGCTGTAGCCGCGCGCCATCACCTTGAGCGGGCTCAGGGCGTCGAGCTGGCGCAGGCTGCCCAGCAGCCGCTGGCGCCCGTCCTTGACGGCGGCGGTCATGGCCGCGTTCAGGCGGCCGTCCAGCCCGCCGAGCTGGCGCGAAGCGAGCTGCAGCTGAGCGCCCGGATAGAAGCGCGACAGCCTGCCGTGCAGGCGCGCGTGCTTGTCCCGGCCCGAGGCGAAGCGGGCTTCGGTCCGCGCCGTGAGGCGCCGCGTCAGCCCGTCCAGCCGCTGCGCATGCGGCTGAAGGGCGCGCTGCGGCTGCCGCAGCACGGCGGAGCGCTGCAGGCGCGCCAGACGCTCGCGCTCCTGCGCGGCCCGGCGCAGCAGGGCGCCGCGCAGCCGCTCCTGCTGCTGGGCGACGCGATGCTGCAGCGCGCGCCGATCCGGCACCGCGAGTTCCGCGGCGGCGGTCGGCGTCGCCGCCCGCAGATCGGCGACAAAGTCGGCGATCGTGAAGTCGGTCTCGTGCCCGACGGCCGAGATGACCGGAATGGCCGAATCGTAGATCGCCCGGGCGACGATCTCTTCGTTAAAAGCCCACAGTTCTTCGAGCGATCCGCCGCCGCGGCCGACGATCAGCACTTCGGCTTCGCCGAGCCGGTTCAGGATGCGGATCCCGCGCACGATCGACGCGGCGGCTTCCTTGCCCTGCACCAGCGCCGGATACAGCATGACGGGCACGCCGGGGAACCGGCGGCCGAGCGTCGTCAGGATGTCCCGCACGGCCGCGCCCGTCGGCGAGGTGATGACGCCGATCGCTTTGGGCAGCGCCGGAATTTGGCGCTTGCCGCTGTCGTCGAACAGTCCTTCGGTCTCCAGCTTCTGCTTGAGCTGCTCGTAGGCCAGATAGAGGCTGCCGACGCCGTCCGGCTGCATCTGGGTCAGATACAGCTGGTATTGGCCGTCGCGCTCGAACACCGAGACGCTGCCCTGCGCGATGACGCGCGTGCCTTCGCGCGGAATAAACGGCAGCCGCTTGTTGTGCGAAGCGAACATGATCGCCCGCACACGGCTGCCGGCGTCTTTTAGCGTAAAATACATATGTCCGCTCGAATGATGCGTAAAATTCGAAATCTCGCCGCGCACCCACACTTCAGGCAGCAGCGGGTCCGCTTCGAACTTCTGGCGGATATACCGGTTCAGCTCCTGGATCGACAGTATGCGCTGCTCCATGCCGGAACCTCCCGCTTACGACAAGCCGTGCGCGCGCTTGGCGGCAAGCAGCGTATTTTTCATCAGCATCGTGATCGTCATCGGACCGACCCCGCCCGGTACCGGCGTAATCGGGCCCGATACGGAACTTGCCGATTCGAAGTCCACGTCGCCGGCCAGCTTGCCGGTCTCCAGACGGTTGATGCCCACGTCGATCACGACGGCGCCCGGCTTGATGTAGGAAGCGTCGACGAAGTTGGCGCGGCCGACGGCCACGACCAGAATATCGGCCTGGCGCGTCAGCTCTTTCATGTTGGCCGTACGCGAATGGCACATCGTCACGGTCGCGTTCTCGCGCTGAAGCAGCAGCGATACCGGCTTGCCGACGATGTTGCTGCGGCCGATAACGACGGCATGCTTGCCGGACATTTCGATGCCGGTATGCTTGATCAGCTCGATTACGCCGGCCGGCGTGCACGGCAGCAGGCTGTCGTCGCCGATCATCAGGTTGCCCACGTTGATCGGATGGAAGCCGTCGACGTCTTTTTCCGGGGAGATCGCGTTGATGACCGCTTTTTCTTCGATATGTTTCGGCAGCGGAAGCTGCACGAGAATGCCGTTGATGTTTTCTTGTGCGTTCAGCTTGTGCACGAGCGCAAGCAGGTCTTCTTCGGACGTATCGGATTCCAGGCGATGCACTTCGGAATGGTAGCCGAGGTCTTCGCACGCTTTGGCTTTGTTGCGCACATAGACCTGGGAGGCCGGATCTTCCCCGACGAGCACGACGGCGAGGCCCGGCACGCAGCCTTTGGCGGCAAGGGCTTCGACCTCGGTTTTCAGATTCTGGCGAATTTCGTCCGATACTTGTTTTCCGCTGATAATTTGGGCTGTCGTCATGGTTTTCTCTCCTTTAAAAGTGGGTCTATGTGAGGTAGGTGGGGATTTTTCGATTACTTCAACTTACTTTTGAGCTCGTCGGCGTCCTGGATCATTTTGCCGAGCACGCCGTTGACGAACTTGCCCGACTCGTCGGTGCCGAAGTGTTTGGACAATTCGATCGCTTCGTTGACGGCGACTTTGGCAGGCACTTCTTCGGCGAAAATCATTTCGTACGAAGCAAGGCGCAGGATTTGGCGATCCACGCGCGACAGGCGGCTGATCTGCCAGCCTTTGAGATACACGCCGAGCAGGTCGTCGATCGCCGCTTTGTGCGTCCACGTGCCGTTTACGAGCGCCAGCACGTATTCGGCCAGCCGGTCGGCGTCTTCCAGTTTCACTTCGCCTTCGTTTTCGTCCCCGGCTTCCGAAATCAGCATCGACACGGCGTCGAATGCCGCCACCTCGTTCATTTCCATCTGGTACAGGCTTTGTACAGCCAATTCTCTTCCCAATCTTCTTTTCATGGGTCCCTCCCGCTATCTGTTGTTCTGTCGGTTTATATGAATGTTACGGTACTCCTGAACATGCAAAAACCTGTGAAACGCTTCTCCCGTCCCGAAAAGCTTGGGTTTCCGCCGGAAAGTTCGGCCGTTAAGCCTTCCCTTCCGGTCGGAAACGCCGCCTGCCTTGCTTGGAAGACGGACAGCAAGCCGTTCTTCATGTCCGGCGTAAAAACGTCTCACAGGCTTTCGCTCCGTTCGTTCGCGCGCCTTCGGGACCTTCAACCCCGATTCAGGCAAAAACGCTCGGCCGGAACTTCCCGGCCGGCGCGCGTGCGGCAGCGGATACAGCGTCTTGCGAAGGATTTAGCGAAACGGGCGCCAGCGCTCCATGAGCCGGGCGCGCAGTTCGCCCCACGGAAGCAGCGGACCGGCGCGCCGGTCTTTGCGGCTTCCGATTCCGTAGCCGAGCAGCGTCAGCAGAGCCACCACGAGCATGTGCCAGAATCCGACCGCCAGATACAGCAGGCCGAAAAACAAGCCGGCGGCCGTCCAGGCCAAGCGGCCTCCGTACACGGTCCAGATTTCACTCCATTTCATCGGCGCCCTCTCCTATTCCACCCGGCTTTTGAACGCCTGGGGCTGCATGACTCCGGCAATGTAGACCGAGACCGAAGCCACCGGAATGCCCGTGATTTCATGCACGAATTCTTTGACGCCGCGCTGGATTTCCGCGGTCAGCGCGGGAATCGGATATTCCCCGTCGACGACCGTGCGGATCTCGATCACAAGTCCCGGGTCGGTCATACGAATCCGCGTACGCGGATCTTTGACGCCGCGCACGCGGGACGCCGCTTTGAGCGACAGATTCTCGATCGTCTCCAGCGAGATCTGGATCTCGCCCAGATCGGTCCGCTGGTCGACGGAATGCAGGTTCGCGCGGCTGCGGCGCAGCGACACGTACAGCATCCGCAGGCTGATCAGGATCAGCACGGCAAGGCCGGCGACCAGAATCGACATCGTCGGCAGGTCGAACCGGAAATCGATCGGAACCCGGATCGAGCGGCTCAGCAGGAGGATGGCCAAAATGCTCAGAATCAAAATCGTTAGGCTGTATAGAAACAGCAGCAGACGGTCCACTATTTTTGCCACGTA
This genomic window contains:
- a CDS encoding TlyA family RNA methyltransferase gives rise to the protein MAAQKDKIEKERIDVLLVEQAYYESREKAKAAIMAGLVFADNERIEKPGMKVSREAALHVKGSVHPYVSRGGLKLEKALKNFEIGMQDRVMLDIGSSTGGFTDCALQNGASYVYAIDVGYNQLDWSLRNDERVCVMERTNFRYMTPEELTGPRPDFASIDVSFISLRLILPPLLQLLKRPAEVAALIKPQFEAGRDKVGKSGVVRDRKVHEDVLNQVLTFANALGFEIGGLTFSPITGGEGNVEFLAYLKLPEGETAPLGEEVIRELASNTAAEAARTFHRNSSAER
- the dxs gene encoding 1-deoxy-D-xylulose-5-phosphate synthase, whose amino-acid sequence is MLLPQINQPGDLKKLPSEQLAPLAQEIRQFLIENLSVTGGHLASNLGVVELTLALHYCYESPKDKFIFDVGHQAYVHKILTGRQDRFDTLRKYKGLCGFVKRAESEHDVWEAGHSSTSLSAAMGMAMARDLKGESNKVVAVIGDGALTGGMAFEALNHIGHEKKNLLVVLNDNEMSIAPNVGAMHNYLSRVRSDRHYLRAKDDVESLIKKIPAIGGKLARTAEKVKDSLKYMMVPGVLFEELGFKYIGPIDGHDLPTLMETFRQSDNVDGPVLVHIVTTKGKGYKPAEADSHKWHGISPYKIESGKTLKSAGNPMYTEVFGSTLIELAEQDERIVAVTPAMPGGSGLMEFAARFPKRMIDVGIAEQHAATLCAAMAMEGMKPVFAVYSTFMQRAYDQIVHDICRHNANVMFAIDRAGFVGADGETHQGVYDIAFLRHIPNMVLMMPKDENELRHMMKTALDYDKGPIGFRYPRVNGLGVPLDQQLKAIPIGSWETVREGDNCAILAVGPMVQTALAAAELLKSSGIQASVVNARFLKPLDEKMLTDLADRGVKLLVMEEASQAGGLGSAVLEFYASHGISHAEVRILGVPDCFIEHGSIKEQQQEAGLTAEHAADLVRESVTGSRLALKSGLPS
- a CDS encoding polyprenyl synthetase family protein, which gives rise to MRDVSSELESYFAEAFPADWDMPPALLESMRYSLDAGGKRLRPLLVVAACESLGGSRAAAIRVAAAVEMVHTYSLVHDDLPAMDDDDLRRGKPTNHKVFGEAMAILAGDGLLTHAFYVVSSLARDGLLPAEAAIGIVSDLAEYAGPRGMVGGQVADMEGEQGTTDLARLEYIHLHKTSDLIMFSLLAGGRTAGATPLQLDALRTFGRGIGLAFQIQDDILDLVGDESKLGKKTQSDVKMEKVTYPFFLGIDKSREEVRRLSEESKTAVLGAGLERTDILLAIADYLVERDR
- the xseB gene encoding exodeoxyribonuclease VII small subunit, which codes for MEPNAEHHNPAGASDAATGAELNFEQAMDQLERIVAELEQGDVPLEKAIDLFQRGMQLSQLCGQKLEQVERKIETIVEEDGQLRRRNFAGEAESGDNF
- the xseA gene encoding exodeoxyribonuclease VII large subunit; protein product: MEQRILSIQELNRYIRQKFEADPLLPEVWVRGEISNFTHHSSGHMYFTLKDAGSRVRAIMFASHNKRLPFIPREGTRVIAQGSVSVFERDGQYQLYLTQMQPDGVGSLYLAYEQLKQKLETEGLFDDSGKRQIPALPKAIGVITSPTGAAVRDILTTLGRRFPGVPVMLYPALVQGKEAAASIVRGIRILNRLGEAEVLIVGRGGGSLEELWAFNEEIVARAIYDSAIPVISAVGHETDFTIADFVADLRAATPTAAAELAVPDRRALQHRVAQQQERLRGALLRRAAQERERLARLQRSAVLRQPQRALQPHAQRLDGLTRRLTARTEARFASGRDKHARLHGRLSRFYPGAQLQLASRQLGGLDGRLNAAMTAAVKDGRQRLLGSLRQLDALSPLKVMARGYSLVYDEAGQKLIKSVREVAEGDGIVVRVNDGSLECRVIQTTEEDNRSGA
- the folD gene encoding bifunctional methylenetetrahydrofolate dehydrogenase/methenyltetrahydrofolate cyclohydrolase FolD, with translation MTTAQIISGKQVSDEIRQNLKTEVEALAAKGCVPGLAVVLVGEDPASQVYVRNKAKACEDLGYHSEVHRLESDTSEEDLLALVHKLNAQENINGILVQLPLPKHIEEKAVINAISPEKDVDGFHPINVGNLMIGDDSLLPCTPAGVIELIKHTGIEMSGKHAVVIGRSNIVGKPVSLLLQRENATVTMCHSRTANMKELTRQADILVVAVGRANFVDASYIKPGAVVIDVGINRLETGKLAGDVDFESASSVSGPITPVPGGVGPMTITMLMKNTLLAAKRAHGLS
- the nusB gene encoding transcription antitermination factor NusB, whose protein sequence is MKRRLGRELAVQSLYQMEMNEVAAFDAVSMLISEAGDENEGEVKLEDADRLAEYVLALVNGTWTHKAAIDDLLGVYLKGWQISRLSRVDRQILRLASYEMIFAEEVPAKVAVNEAIELSKHFGTDESGKFVNGVLGKMIQDADELKSKLK
- a CDS encoding DUF2273 domain-containing protein, which produces MKWSEIWTVYGGRLAWTAAGLFFGLLYLAVGFWHMLVVALLTLLGYGIGSRKDRRAGPLLPWGELRARLMERWRPFR
- the amaP gene encoding alkaline shock response membrane anchor protein AmaP, translating into MAKIVDRLLLFLYSLTILILSILAILLLSRSIRVPIDFRFDLPTMSILVAGLAVLILISLRMLYVSLRRSRANLHSVDQRTDLGEIQISLETIENLSLKAASRVRGVKDPRTRIRMTDPGLVIEIRTVVDGEYPIPALTAEIQRGVKEFVHEITGIPVASVSVYIAGVMQPQAFKSRVE